The genomic segment AGTTGAAGAAGCTCGCGAAGGCGAAGCACCTGCCTCACCTCCGCGAACTCGGGCTGATGTTCAACGCGCTCCGCGACACGGCCGTGAAGGTGCTGTGCGGCGAACCGTTTTTCCAAACGCTCGACCTGATCCGCCTCGGCGCGAACCCGTTCACGGACCGCGGGCGGGACCAGCTCCGCGCCCACTTCGGCGCCCGCGTCACGTTCGCCCACGACCGCGAGCCGGATCGCCTGTACGCGATTCGGGACGACTTCTTCAACGTCGGCTGGGGCACCGAGTTCACGCAGTTCTTCCTGCTCGCGGGGGAGCACCAACAGAGACTCGCAGTGTTCGACCACGCCGGGAACCTACTGCGGACCGAGGACCGCGACGTACCGCACCCGGTCGGGGCCGATTACCATAAGCGGGCGATCAACCGCGAGGCGGCCCGCGACGGGTGGCTGGAGGAACTCGGCTACCGGTCGGAGACGATCAAGGTGAAGCGGTTCCAGTTCGCCGACGCCGTCGGCCTCACGCCGTTCAACACGTGGGCGGACGTGTTCGACGGGCGAGAGGCCGGACCTTATGACATACGAGGCTCGTTGACACGGTGGTTAGAAGAGGGACAGTATCGCTTCACCGTGGGGGGCAATGACCACTGGCTCGACCGCAGCGGCGAAATGACCGCTCTGTGAACTGACGCGCTTTACACCTCCACCGTCTTCCACTTCCCGCTGGCGAAGCGCACCGCGAAGAACGCGCCGCGCACCCAGAGGTCGGTACACATCGCGATCCACGCGCCGAACAGCCCCATGTCGGCGCCCGGCACCACGCCGAGCGCGCCGAGGTCCACACGCGGGGCCGTGAGCAGGTACGCGAGCGGGATGCGGACGCCCAGGAACCCGCACCAACTGAACAGCACCGGCACGCGCGCGTCACCTGCGCCGCGGAGGGCCGCGGTGAAGACGATCTGCGACGCCAGCGCCGGCATCGCGCACGCGATCAGCCGCAGCGCCGGCGCGCCGGTCTCCACGATCCCGCTCAGGTGCGGGTCCGGGCAGAACACGCGGAACATCGGCCGCGCGAACAAGAGGAACAGCAGGCCCATCCCGGACATGACCGCCCCGCCGATGGCGAAGGCGGCCCACCCGCACCGGGCCGCGCGGGCCGGCTCGCGGGCGCCCAGGTTCTGCCCCACCAGCGTCATCGCGGCCGTGCCGAACGCCGCGCCGGACAGGAACCCGAGCGCCTCCCACCGCAGCGCGATGCCGTGGGCCGCGGCGGCGGTGTCCCCGAGGCGGTTCACGATGCTCAGGAACCACAACTGGCAGAACGCGGCCGACAGACTATCGACCGCGGCCGGCACGCTCACCCACAACAGCCGGCGGATCAGCGGAAAATCGGGAACCAGGTTCGCGAGGTGCAACTTCAGGCCGGACCGGCCGCGGGCCAGGATGACGAGCAGCGTGACGCACCCGATCACGTGGCTCAGGCCGGTGCCGAGTGCGATGCCCACGAACCCGAGCCCCGCCCACGGCCCGATGCCGAAGCACAGGCCCCACGCCAGCGGCACGTTCAGCACCGCCACGAGGCCGAGCACCTTTAATCCGGTGCGGGTGTCGCCGGCGCCCGCGAGGCACGCGGCGCACGCCGATTCGGTGATCTGGAACACCAGGAGCGCCGCGAGCGGGGTGAGGAACTCGACGCACACGCGGGCCGCGGCGCCGTGGAGCTGAAGGGCGTCGATCAGGTCGGGCAGGCCGACGAGCGCCGCCGCCGCGCCCAGCACCCCGAACACGGCGGCCAGCACCACCGCCTGCCCGGTCGCGTGTTTCGCCAGGGGCCAGTTGCCGGCGCCGACGAACCGGGCGACCAGCGCGGTGCTACCGACGCTGACCAGCACGGTGTAGCTGGAGACGAACCAGTACAGATACCCGGCCGTGTTGAGAGCGGACAGGTAGCCGGTCCGCTGCTGCGGATCGGGGAGTTCGAACCGGCCGGCGAGGTACTGATCGGAGAGCTGTACGACGAGGTGCAGGTACTGTTGCGCGAGCGCGGGGAGCGCGAGCGCCAGTACCTGCCGCCAGAGCGGCTTCGAGAGCCGGTCCGGCGGAACAGCGGGAGCATTCATCCTCACATATTAGGGCGCAAACTGCGCCCGAAAGCGACCGTCACTTCTTGGCGGTCTTCCGGCGGGTCTTGGCCCCGGTCGTCACCGGCGGCGGCTCCGGCTTGGCCCGGAGCACCATTCGGAAGCTGCCCAGTGCGAGCACGCCGAGCACGTCCGGGCTGGTGCCGGGGGTGAACACGTCCGCCCGCAGCTTGTAAATGACGCGGCGGCCGTCCTTCGCGTCGTCCAGCACGCCGGCCTGGCGCATCACGCCGAGGTGGTGCGACATGTTCACCATCGGGATGTCGATGACTTCGGCCAGCCGGCCCACATGTTCGGGCCCTTTGGCGAGTTGCCAGAGGACGCGCAAACGTGTCGGCTCGGCGACGGCCGCGAGCAGCGCAGCGACTTTGCGGGCTTCAGAGAAATCGGTCATCTGTTCACCAGAAGGACACCGCTAACCGCGGCGGTGACGGGCGGGCAACGAGGAGATGAAATCATACGAACCGAGTCGGCATCGTGCCAGCGTGCGAATGGAAACGCGAACAGAAATAACCATACCGGATGACAGTTTGAGCCGTCCACGCGGTTCGGGGGGACGAGTGTACGAGTCTGATGAGGGTGAAATGAAAAGGTCGAGTGGAGTCAAATGAATCCGATCTGCCGCTTCGGGTTCGCTGCTCGGGTTTTTCTGTTCGCAACCGTTCAGGGCGGCGCGGGGGGAGTCGAACCCCTCACCTCGGCCTTCACAGGGCCGCGTGCTACCGCTACACCACATGCCGCATACCGGTCCGCGAATCGCGCGGACCGAATGGTTGCTTATTGTATTCCCTTACTTTTCTGGTTAATGTACAGTCCAATGCTTGGCTATTTTACGCCACTGCACGCTCTCTTTTCTGGCAGCGGAAACCGGCACTCAAAATAGAGAGAGGGCGTCCGGTTCAGAAGGTTCGCGCGGCGAGCGCTCTGCTGAGCCCGTATCGCTCTGGGGGGACTACACACCTTCTGGGCAGTACACACAAGGCGGGCCTGGTGGCACTGTGTCTCACAAGGGCGACGGGGTCCGCGCTCAGCGGTAACACCGCAGCACAACGAGTGAACGCGCTCACCCGAACGGACACGGGTCCGTGACCCACGCCTTGATCTTCGTCTCTTCTTTGCGTAAACCTTCCGACACCTCTCCACTCAAATTGTATTGCCGTGCCCACCCGGAGAGCGAACCGTGCCCGTTCGTCCCACCACACATTTCACCTGGCAGGTCCTGCGCACGGTGAAGCGGAGTACCACCCCGCCCACGGGGCGGACCCTGCGCATCGCCCCCACGGTCAGCACGAAGGACGGCGCGTTCCTGACCGTGCTGGTCGAGGAAGGGTTGCTGAAGCGCGTCACCGGGACCGCCGACGCCCCATTCGAGGCGACCTACGCCCTCACTGCGCTGGGCGAACACGCGGCCGAGTACGGTGAGTACGAGTACCGGGTGCGGTCGGCGCCGGTTGCCGAACCGGTCCCGGTGAAGAAGGTGAAGAAGAAGTGAACGGCTCGCGCCGGTGGGACAGGGCACCCGTGCGATGCGTGTGCCCTTGTTGCTGCTGGCGTGTCGGACAACCCTTTAACTTCAACGCACGCATTCCGGGGCCGTCCCCCCGCCCTACCGAGTGCCCTCCTGATCGGCACGTTCTGCGTCACCTGCGACTCTTTTCTGTCCCGGCTGCGGCCGTACACGCGAAGCCCCTTTTTGACCCCGCTTCTCGCGGACCGGGGAGTGGGGCCGAAAGCCACCGCCCGTCCGGCTCCCCTTGCGTCCCGGGGAAGGGGCTGCGGGGAGTCGGGTTGCGGCGCCCGCGACGTCCTGCTCGAAGTCGGTGGCACGCCGGCACGCCGGCCGTGTCGGACCCAGCCCCTTTCCGTCGGGCGCGGGGTAGTGTAACTTGTACGAGTTAGCCGTACCGATTCGTTCTCCGCACCAGGAGCCACGATGCGATTACTCTGCGCCGCCGCTCTGTCCCTGTCGTTCGGCCTGTGGGTCGCGTTCGCACAGGACAAGAAGCCGGCCGAGACGAAGACCGACCGAGCCGCCAAGCTCGAAGTGCTGAAGAAGAAGTTCGACGAAGAGAACAAGGAGCTGATCGAGAAGCTCCAGAAGGCCGAGAGCCCGGTGGAGGCCCGCGGGGTCCAGGCCGAGATGCGCGAGTTGGTTCTGATCACCGCCGGCAAGGTCATTGTCATCGCGGAGAGCGACCCGAAGGACCAAACCGGGTTCGAGGCGGCGGCGCTCATCGTGAAGACGGCCGGGCCGGTCGGCGCGAGCGGGCCGGAGGTCGAAAAGGCGGTCGCCATCATCGCCGAGCACCACGTCGCCAACGCGAAGGTCAAGGAGTTCCTCATCCCGGCCATGCGGATGGGGCCGGCCGGCGAGAAGCTGCTCAAGGCCGTCAGCGAGAAGGCGCCGGACAAGGAGGCCAAGGGCCTCGCGCTGTTCCTCCGCGGGTTCGTCAAGGCCCAGGGCATCGACGAAGAAGAGGACGAGGCGAAAATGGCCCTCATCGTGAAAGACGCGACCGCGCTGCTCGAAGAGGCCGCGAAGGTGGCCCCGGACGTCATCGTCGGCAACTCCAAAACCACCATCGCCAAGATGTCGGCAAAAGAGATCGAGGGGCTGAAGGGGGTTCTGGCGCTGGGCGTGGGCAAGCCGGCCCCGGACGTGAACTCGGCGCTGCTCGAAGGCAAGAAGGTGAAGCTGTCGGACTACAAGGGCAAGGTCGTGCTGCTGGACATCTGGGCCACGTGGTGCGGGCCGTGCCGGGCGATGATCCCGCACGAGCGCGAACTGGTGGACAAGAACAAGGACAAGCCGTTCGTGCTGGTGAGCGTGAGCGCCGACGACAAGAAGGAGACGCTGGAGAAGTTCCTGGAGAAGGAAAAGATGCCGTGGGTCCACTGGTGGGACAACGGCCCCGAGAGCGAAGTGCTGAAGAAGTACCGGGTCCGGGCGTTCCCGACGCTGTACCTGATCGACCACAACGGTGTCGTCAAGCACAAGTGGATCGGCAACCCCGGCAACGACAAGATCGACGCCGCCGTCGAGGAGCTGGTGAAGGCCGCGTCCAAGGCGCGGGGCTGAGCGGTCCGGGCCTCGGCTTTGGCACAGAGGGCGAAAACCGAAACCCACCCGACGCCGGGTGGGTTTTTCGCGCGCCCTATACTTCTTCACATGGACACCGGCGCGCCACTCCTGTTCGACGCCGTGCCCGTGCCGACGCCGCCCGGTGGCCCGCTGGTGGCGGAACTGGTGCCCGCCCCGGACCCGTGGGCCGTCGCTCGGAAACTGGCGCACCTCCCGCACCTCCTGTTCCTCGACTCCGCCGAACGCCACGGGGAGCGCGGGCGGTACTCATACGTCGCGGCAACCGGCGAAATCAGCGGGGACCGGTTCGGTCCCGAACAACCGGGCTCGCGCCGCGATGGCCCTTTCGCGGTCGATCAAGGTAAACTTGCCTCTTTTCGATCCACCTCTGTTCCGGGCCTTCCCCCCTTCCAAGGTGGCATCGCCGGGTTGCTTTCCTACGGGCTGAGCCGGACCTTCGAGCGGATCCCCGAGCCCCGGCGGGACGAGTTCCACGTGCCGGACTCGGCCACCGGCACATACGACTGGGTGATCAGCTTTGATCACTCGGAGTCGCGAGCCTGGCTCGTTTCCACTGGGTACCCTTTTACGGAGCACCCGCGGCAGAACGACCACGCGGTCGAACGCCTCCGCGCTGTTCTGTCTTTGCTCCGCGCGCCTCGGGGGGCTCACGCCCCCCGCTCGCCGGGGGCGGCTGAGGTCCCCCGCGCCAGTCTGTGCCCCCAGTACCCGTTGCCCGGGTTCCCCGGTGTGACCAGTAACTTCAGCCGCGAGGGCTACGAGGCCGCGGTGCGGCGGGCGGTGGAGTACGTCCACGCGGGCGATTGTTTTCAGGTGAACCTGTCCCAGCGGTTGCTCAGTCCGCTCCGCGAACACCCGCTCGAACTGTACGGCCGGCTCCGCGAACGGAACCCGGCCCCGTTCGCCGCGTACTTCGACCTCGGCGACTTCCAGGTCCTGAGCGCGTCGCCGGAACGCTTCTTGCGGGCCTTCCCGGACGGCGAAGTGGAAACGCGGCCGATCAAGGGGACCCGCCCGCGCGGGCGCACGCCCGAAGAGGACGCGGCACTCGTCCGCGACCTCGCGAGCAGCCCGAAGGACCGGGCCGAGAACGTGATGATCGTGGACCTGCTCCGCAACGACATCGGCAAGGTGTGTGAGTTCGGGTCGGTCCGGGTGCCGCGGGTGTGCGAAGTGGAAACGTTCCGCTTCGTTCACCACCTCGTGTCGGAAGTGCGCGGGACGCTGCGCCCGGGGCTCGGCGCGCTCGACCTGCTCGCGGCGGCGTTCCCCGGCGGCAGCGTGACCGGCGCGCCGAAGGTGCGGGCGATGGAGATCATCGCGGAACTGGAGCCGACCGCGCGCGGGCCGTACTGCGGGTGCCTCGGCTGGGTCGGGTTCGACGGGGCGATGGACACGAACATCCTGATCCGCACGTTCACCGCGGGCCGCGGGTGGGTGCAGTTCCCGGTCGGCGGCGGCGTAGTGGCCGACAGCGACCCGGCCCGCGAGTATGAAGAAACGCTACACAAGGCCGCCGGACTGCTGCGGGCGTTAAAGTAGCGTCACGATACGGGGTCACGGGGGACACGGTTCGGGACCTGGTCTTGCGGATCGGGGTCGAAGCTCCGAAAGTGCCCGTATTAGGTTAACCGGCGCCCAATGGAGTTACACGCTATGAGCCGCGCGCTCGCACACATCGCCCTGTTCCTCGTGTTCTCACCGGCCGGGGCCGCCGACCCGGCGCCGGTGCCGCGAACGGCCGCGAAGCCGGCGACCGCGGTCGCCGAGTCGAGCCTCGCCACCGGGAGCGGCCAGATCCGCCAGTTCGCGTTCGACGGCGACCCGAACACGTACTTCGCCTCCGAGAAGAACGCCACCAAGGCCGACCACTTCACGCTCACCTTCGACACGCCGGTGCCCGTGAAGTCGGTACGCGTAGCCACGGGGCTCCCCAAGGGCGGCGCCAAGCTCGACGCCGGCGTGCTGGAGGTGTCCGCCGACGGGAAGGCGTTCGAGGAGCTGGCGCAGTTCGCCGACGGGGCGGCCCACGGCGCGCCGAAGGGCAAGGTGAAAGCGGTCCGCGTCCGCCCGACGGACGATCTCAAGCACCCCCTCGTGATCCGCGAGATCACCGTGGACGCGGACCCGCGGGTCGCGGTGTTCCACCACCCGATCGAGTTCGTGGTGAACGTGGCCGCCGCGCCGGACATGAAAGAGTGGGCGAACAACGCGGCCCGCGTGTGCGAGCGCCAGTACCCGATGATTTGCGAGGAGCTGGCGAGCGACGGGTTCGCGCCGCTCACGGTGATCCAGATGACCCTGCGGGCCGATTACAACGGCGTGGCCGAGGCCGGCGGCGGGCGGATCACCGGCTCGGTGAAGTACTTCAAGGCGCACCCGGACGACGTCGGCGCGATGGTTCACGAGACCGTCCACTGCGTGCAAATGTACCGCGGGCGCGGGAACCCGGGCTGGCTGGTCGAGGGCGTCGCGGACTACATCCGGTTCTTCAAGTACGAGGCGACGAAGCCCCGGCCGCTGCCCCCGGAGCGGGCCAAGTACGACGGCAGCTACCGCACCTCCGCGGCGTTCCTCGCGTTCCTCGCGGACACGTACGACCCGCAAATCGTTCGCAAACTGAACGCGGCCATGCGGGCGGGGAAGTACAAAGAGGACGTGTGGAAGGACCTCACCGGCAAGCCGGTCGAGGACCTCGGCCGCGAGTGGCAGAAGTCGCTCGCGAAGTGACCCCGGCGGTTCGCCCGGAGACCCGTATGCCGTCGAACGCTCTGCCGCCCGGTCCGCGGGGGTCGCTCCTCGGCGGCAGCCTGCGCGACTTCAGCACCCACCGGCTCGATTTCTTCGTGCGCGTGGCGCGCGAGTACGGCGACCTCGCGAGCTTCCGGTTCGGGCCGCGGCGCCTGTTCCTCGCCAGCCACCCCGACCTGATCGAACAGGTGCTGGTCACCGACGCGAAGCACTACATCAAGCACTTCGGCGCCCGGATGTACAAGCCGGTTCTGGGCAACGGGCTGGTCACCAGCGAGGGCGACTTCTGGCTCCGCCAGCGGCGCCTGTCGCAGCCGGCGTTCCTCAAGGCGCGGGTGCTGTCGTACGCCCCGGTGATGAGCGACCTCACCCGCGCCATGCTCGCGCGCTGGCACCCGGGCCAACACATTAACGTCCATGAAGAGTTCAGCCGGCTGACGAGCGCGATCGCCCTGAAGACGCTCTTCGGGCTGGACGACGCGGGCGACCGCGAGGAGTTCGTGGCCAGCTTGCGCGAGGCCTTCGACCTGTTGAGCGCGCGGTTCGGCGACCTGGTCCGCACGCCCCTCTGGGTGCCGACCCCGCGGAACCGCCGCACGACGCGGGCGATCGCGCACCTCTACCGCGTCGTGGACGGGTTCATCGCCCAGGGGCGCGCCCGGAAGGAACCGGGGGACGACCTGCTCTCCCGGCTCGTCGCGGCCCGGGACGACGACGGCTCGCAGATGACCGACACGCAGCTCCGCGAGGAGGCGATGACGCTCTACCTCGCGGGCCACGAGACCACCGCGCTCACGCTCACCTGGAGCTGGTACCTGCTCAGCACGCACCCCGCCGCCGAGGCCAGGCTGGCGGAGGAGTGGGCGCGGGTCCTCGGCGGGCGCGCGCCGGCGCCGGACGACCTGCCCCACCTGCCGTACACGGACGCGGTGATCACCGAGGCGATGCGGGTGTACCCGCCGGTGTACCTGATCGGCCGCGAGGCCACGTGCGACCTCGAACTGGGCGGCTACCGGGTGAAGAAGGGCACCACGATCTTCATGAGCCAGTGGGTCAGCCACCGCGACCCCCGGTACTTCGGCCCGGACCCGGACGCGTTCCGCCCCGAGCGCTGGCTGGACGGCCTCGCCAAGCGCATCCCGAAGTACGCGTACTACCCGTTCGGCGGCGGCCCGCGCGTGTGCATCGGCAACACGTTCGCGCTCATGGAAGCCGCGATCCTGCTCGCGACCGTCGGCCAGCGGTACCGGTTCACGCTCGACCCGAACGCGGTGATCGAGACGAGCCCGCAGATCACGCTCTTGCCCACTTACGGCATCCCGGCCACGCTCGCGCTGCGGTAACGGGTCGAATCGCCCCGGCCGGCGCCCCCGACCGAAACTTGCCGGGCGAACGGCCCGATACTAAACCACTAAGACGGGGTGCGGTCGCCTCTCGTACCCCGGCCGCGAATTGTGGCGAACCCGACCGCGACTCTTTTGAGACGCCCGCTGAGGTCCCGCCAACCTTTCTGCACCCCCCGCGCACGGTCCCACCTGGTCCGGTGCGCGTTCAACGGGCCGCCCAACTCGGCACCAGCAGCGCCGAGCGGACCGCACGGAGCCGATCCGGTGGCGAAAGACCCCCTCGAACCCAAACGGTGTGCGAAACTGCTCTCCGCGCTCGCCGCGCCGGAGCGGCTCAAGATCGTTCGCTTCCTGGCCGACGGAAAGCACACCGTCACCGAAATCGTCGCGATGCTCCGCATCCAGGCCGTCAACGTGTCCCACCACCTGATGGTTCTCAAGCACGCCGGGTTGATCCGCGGCACGAAGCGGGGCCGGTTCGTGGATTACTCTCTGAAGCCGGGCGTTCTGGAAGAGGCCGTACAAGCCGGCATCCCGCGCGAGGCGCTGAACCTCGGGTGTTGCAAGCTCGAACTCCCCACGGACGGCGGCCCCCCGAGTGGGCCGTGCGAGTGAACCGGGCCGCGTGCGGCCGGCCATCCCCGTTCCGAGTTACGCAACCGAGTTTTTAAACGTGTGCGGTTGTACCGCCCGCTACCGGAGGGCGCCGTGGGACGTGTCGCGATCGTTGGGCTCGGCGTCGCAATTCTGACCGTCGTCTTCGTTTCGGACGGGCGGGCGTCACTGCACCACCCCACCGATCCGATGGCCGTTCCGGTGAACGCGAAC from the Frigoriglobus tundricola genome contains:
- a CDS encoding TIGR02996 domain-containing protein; this translates as MTDETALLRVIAAHPDEDTPRLAYADWFEEHGNPDRAAFIRGQIELARLETDSLHRRAVAFQCRTLLDTHEEDWLDPRDAFSFDWNWARGFVETFTTSPADLDVQDSALFRTHPFRRLWLWELNGSADGVELIPAGNALTALDLIGNNLNVNQLKKLAKAKHLPHLRELGLMFNALRDTAVKVLCGEPFFQTLDLIRLGANPFTDRGRDQLRAHFGARVTFAHDREPDRLYAIRDDFFNVGWGTEFTQFFLLAGEHQQRLAVFDHAGNLLRTEDRDVPHPVGADYHKRAINREAARDGWLEELGYRSETIKVKRFQFADAVGLTPFNTWADVFDGREAGPYDIRGSLTRWLEEGQYRFTVGGNDHWLDRSGEMTAL
- a CDS encoding MATE family efflux transporter, which codes for MNAPAVPPDRLSKPLWRQVLALALPALAQQYLHLVVQLSDQYLAGRFELPDPQQRTGYLSALNTAGYLYWFVSSYTVLVSVGSTALVARFVGAGNWPLAKHATGQAVVLAAVFGVLGAAAALVGLPDLIDALQLHGAAARVCVEFLTPLAALLVFQITESACAACLAGAGDTRTGLKVLGLVAVLNVPLAWGLCFGIGPWAGLGFVGIALGTGLSHVIGCVTLLVILARGRSGLKLHLANLVPDFPLIRRLLWVSVPAAVDSLSAAFCQLWFLSIVNRLGDTAAAAHGIALRWEALGFLSGAAFGTAAMTLVGQNLGAREPARAARCGWAAFAIGGAVMSGMGLLFLLFARPMFRVFCPDPHLSGIVETGAPALRLIACAMPALASQIVFTAALRGAGDARVPVLFSWCGFLGVRIPLAYLLTAPRVDLGALGVVPGADMGLFGAWIAMCTDLWVRGAFFAVRFASGKWKTVEV
- a CDS encoding ArsR/SmtB family transcription factor, which codes for MTDFSEARKVAALLAAVAEPTRLRVLWQLAKGPEHVGRLAEVIDIPMVNMSHHLGVMRQAGVLDDAKDGRRVIYKLRADVFTPGTSPDVLGVLALGSFRMVLRAKPEPPPVTTGAKTRRKTAKK
- a CDS encoding TlpA family protein disulfide reductase — its product is MRLLCAAALSLSFGLWVAFAQDKKPAETKTDRAAKLEVLKKKFDEENKELIEKLQKAESPVEARGVQAEMRELVLITAGKVIVIAESDPKDQTGFEAAALIVKTAGPVGASGPEVEKAVAIIAEHHVANAKVKEFLIPAMRMGPAGEKLLKAVSEKAPDKEAKGLALFLRGFVKAQGIDEEEDEAKMALIVKDATALLEEAAKVAPDVIVGNSKTTIAKMSAKEIEGLKGVLALGVGKPAPDVNSALLEGKKVKLSDYKGKVVLLDIWATWCGPCRAMIPHERELVDKNKDKPFVLVSVSADDKKETLEKFLEKEKMPWVHWWDNGPESEVLKKYRVRAFPTLYLIDHNGVVKHKWIGNPGNDKIDAAVEELVKAASKARG
- the pabB gene encoding aminodeoxychorismate synthase component I, which gives rise to MDTGAPLLFDAVPVPTPPGGPLVAELVPAPDPWAVARKLAHLPHLLFLDSAERHGERGRYSYVAATGEISGDRFGPEQPGSRRDGPFAVDQGKLASFRSTSVPGLPPFQGGIAGLLSYGLSRTFERIPEPRRDEFHVPDSATGTYDWVISFDHSESRAWLVSTGYPFTEHPRQNDHAVERLRAVLSLLRAPRGAHAPRSPGAAEVPRASLCPQYPLPGFPGVTSNFSREGYEAAVRRAVEYVHAGDCFQVNLSQRLLSPLREHPLELYGRLRERNPAPFAAYFDLGDFQVLSASPERFLRAFPDGEVETRPIKGTRPRGRTPEEDAALVRDLASSPKDRAENVMIVDLLRNDIGKVCEFGSVRVPRVCEVETFRFVHHLVSEVRGTLRPGLGALDLLAAAFPGGSVTGAPKVRAMEIIAELEPTARGPYCGCLGWVGFDGAMDTNILIRTFTAGRGWVQFPVGGGVVADSDPAREYEETLHKAAGLLRALK
- a CDS encoding basic secretory protein-like protein, with product MSRALAHIALFLVFSPAGAADPAPVPRTAAKPATAVAESSLATGSGQIRQFAFDGDPNTYFASEKNATKADHFTLTFDTPVPVKSVRVATGLPKGGAKLDAGVLEVSADGKAFEELAQFADGAAHGAPKGKVKAVRVRPTDDLKHPLVIREITVDADPRVAVFHHPIEFVVNVAAAPDMKEWANNAARVCERQYPMICEELASDGFAPLTVIQMTLRADYNGVAEAGGGRITGSVKYFKAHPDDVGAMVHETVHCVQMYRGRGNPGWLVEGVADYIRFFKYEATKPRPLPPERAKYDGSYRTSAAFLAFLADTYDPQIVRKLNAAMRAGKYKEDVWKDLTGKPVEDLGREWQKSLAK
- a CDS encoding cytochrome P450, whose translation is MPSNALPPGPRGSLLGGSLRDFSTHRLDFFVRVAREYGDLASFRFGPRRLFLASHPDLIEQVLVTDAKHYIKHFGARMYKPVLGNGLVTSEGDFWLRQRRLSQPAFLKARVLSYAPVMSDLTRAMLARWHPGQHINVHEEFSRLTSAIALKTLFGLDDAGDREEFVASLREAFDLLSARFGDLVRTPLWVPTPRNRRTTRAIAHLYRVVDGFIAQGRARKEPGDDLLSRLVAARDDDGSQMTDTQLREEAMTLYLAGHETTALTLTWSWYLLSTHPAAEARLAEEWARVLGGRAPAPDDLPHLPYTDAVITEAMRVYPPVYLIGREATCDLELGGYRVKKGTTIFMSQWVSHRDPRYFGPDPDAFRPERWLDGLAKRIPKYAYYPFGGGPRVCIGNTFALMEAAILLATVGQRYRFTLDPNAVIETSPQITLLPTYGIPATLALR
- a CDS encoding ArsR/SmtB family transcription factor; translation: MAKDPLEPKRCAKLLSALAAPERLKIVRFLADGKHTVTEIVAMLRIQAVNVSHHLMVLKHAGLIRGTKRGRFVDYSLKPGVLEEAVQAGIPREALNLGCCKLELPTDGGPPSGPCE